From a single Oceanobacillus kimchii X50 genomic region:
- the fmt gene encoding methionyl-tRNA formyltransferase has product MKRIVFMGTPDFAVPVLQKLLELNYDIVLVVTQPDRPKGRKKVITPPPVKEEAIKHNLEVFQPEKLRDDFKMIIDLKPDLIVTAAYGQILPREILESPSYGCINVHASLLPELRGGAPIHYAIMQGKDVTGVTIMYMAEKLDAGDILTQVEVPIEQDDHVGTMHDKLSQAGANLLIETLPSLFNNEITPRKQDESLVTFASNIKREEERIDWSKSAKEIVNHIRGLHPWPVAFTTYEGQVMKIWWGEETSPLNKSGNIGEIIEKDSNGFYVQCGNKSIVKISEIQPAGKKRMLVEDYLKGSQDRIKLGVKLGD; this is encoded by the coding sequence ATGAAACGAATTGTATTTATGGGTACCCCAGATTTTGCTGTACCAGTATTGCAGAAGTTACTAGAATTAAATTATGACATTGTGTTAGTGGTTACCCAACCCGATCGTCCCAAAGGTAGAAAAAAAGTAATCACACCACCACCAGTCAAAGAAGAAGCGATCAAACACAATTTAGAAGTATTTCAACCAGAAAAACTACGAGACGATTTCAAAATGATTATAGATTTAAAACCTGATTTAATAGTAACAGCAGCATATGGACAAATATTGCCAAGAGAGATATTAGAAAGTCCATCATATGGTTGTATTAATGTACATGCTTCACTTCTCCCAGAATTACGCGGCGGTGCACCAATCCATTACGCAATTATGCAGGGGAAAGACGTGACAGGCGTTACGATTATGTATATGGCAGAAAAATTAGATGCAGGAGATATTTTGACGCAGGTTGAAGTTCCGATTGAACAAGATGATCATGTCGGAACGATGCATGATAAATTATCGCAAGCTGGTGCTAACCTACTTATCGAAACACTTCCTTCATTATTTAATAATGAAATAACACCAAGGAAGCAGGATGAAAGCTTAGTTACTTTTGCTTCTAATATTAAAAGAGAAGAAGAACGGATTGATTGGTCAAAATCAGCTAAAGAAATCGTAAATCATATCAGAGGCTTACATCCATGGCCAGTAGCGTTTACAACCTATGAAGGGCAAGTAATGAAAATATGGTGGGGAGAAGAAACGTCCCCATTAAACAAATCTGGTAATATTGGTGAGATTATTGAAAAAGATTCAAATGGGTTCTATGTACAATGTGGTAATAAGTCAATCGTAAAAATCAGTGAAATCCAACCTGCTGGAAAAAAACGTATGTTGGTTGAAGATTATTTAAAAGGTTCTCAAGATCGAATAAAATTAGGAGTTAAATTAGGTGATTAA
- the rsmB gene encoding 16S rRNA (cytosine(967)-C(5))-methyltransferase RsmB encodes MKYQLRNTMLDILIRIEKDHGFSNLLLNHELKQRQFNEKDERLLTEVVYGSLQHQMTLDYYLSKFIKSKKKLDVWVQPLLRMSFYQMIYLEKVPDHAVIHESVEIAKQRGHQGIASFVNGVLRSLQRQGVPSLTDIKDPIERIAIETSHPEWLVKRWAEMYGMETTAKMCRNNLEHHPLSIRIQPLRTCREEVMQELKESGIESRPSIFSNQGIIIEKGNIFRTNLLKEGKITIQDQSSMLVGEMLAVESGMHVLDSCSAPGGKVTHVAEKMQDQGIIHAFDLHAKKIKLIDEKASTLHLTSIHAQKGDARKLASKYEKESFDRIVVDAPCSGLGVINGKPEIKYEKSKEDIQRLAKIQQDILNEVIPLLKENGLLIYSTCTVDKEENNQVVRQVIENHQDIYIDFSFRDELPKELQDAPGWSGEGLQLFPQDFHTDGFFLTRLKKIR; translated from the coding sequence ATGAAGTATCAACTACGTAATACGATGCTCGATATATTAATTCGTATTGAAAAAGATCATGGTTTTAGTAATTTACTTCTAAACCATGAATTAAAACAACGACAATTTAATGAAAAGGATGAACGTTTACTTACAGAAGTAGTGTATGGAAGTTTACAGCATCAGATGACATTGGATTATTATTTATCTAAATTTATTAAATCAAAGAAAAAGTTAGATGTTTGGGTTCAACCCTTATTAAGAATGTCATTTTATCAAATGATTTATTTAGAAAAAGTTCCTGACCATGCGGTAATTCATGAGTCTGTGGAAATTGCAAAACAGCGTGGTCATCAAGGAATAGCATCTTTTGTGAACGGAGTATTACGTAGTTTACAACGCCAGGGAGTACCATCTTTAACAGATATTAAAGATCCAATAGAACGTATAGCGATTGAGACGAGTCATCCAGAATGGTTAGTAAAACGGTGGGCGGAAATGTATGGTATGGAAACTACTGCGAAGATGTGTAGAAATAATTTAGAACATCATCCACTTTCCATCCGTATCCAACCTTTGCGAACTTGTAGAGAAGAAGTAATGCAAGAGTTGAAAGAATCAGGTATTGAGTCTCGCCCCTCTATATTTTCTAACCAAGGGATTATTATTGAAAAAGGTAATATTTTTAGAACAAACCTTTTAAAAGAAGGAAAAATCACTATACAAGATCAAAGTTCTATGCTTGTTGGGGAAATGTTAGCAGTGGAATCAGGAATGCATGTATTGGATAGTTGTAGTGCCCCTGGAGGAAAAGTGACACATGTAGCTGAGAAGATGCAAGATCAGGGTATTATCCATGCTTTTGATTTACATGCCAAAAAAATTAAATTAATTGATGAAAAAGCATCTACGTTGCATCTCACTTCTATCCATGCACAAAAAGGAGATGCAAGGAAACTAGCAAGTAAATATGAGAAGGAATCATTTGATCGCATTGTTGTCGATGCACCTTGTTCTGGGTTAGGAGTAATTAATGGAAAACCTGAAATTAAATATGAGAAATCCAAAGAAGATATACAACGCTTAGCAAAAATTCAACAAGATATCTTAAACGAAGTGATTCCATTATTAAAAGAAAATGGACTATTAATTTATAGTACATGTACGGTTGATAAAGAGGAAAATAATCAAGTCGTTCGTCAAGTCATTGAGAATCACCAAGATATCTACATTGATTTCAGCTTTCGTGATGAATTACCTAAAGAATTACAAGATGCTCCTGGATGGTCAGGAGAAGGCTTGCAATTATTCCCTCAAGATTTTCATACAGATGGTTTCTTCTTAACGAGATTAAAAAAAATCCGATAA
- a CDS encoding Stp1/IreP family PP2C-type Ser/Thr phosphatase: MEGHFLTDRGKVRNHNEDAGGLFYNKSNQLIAIIADGMGGHQAGDVASKLATESIKQKWLDTDRLEGPEQVEAWLKEAVQQSNQHIFQKSQEDKRCEGMGTTVVIAVALEEYVTIAHVGDSRCYLLNEDGFQQVTEDHSFVNELVRIGQISEDDAEIHPRKNVILRALGTDNQVNVDLKTLTWQKNDRLLLCSDGLSDKVTEHELADFTDSTKDIEAIGSELIQLANNRGGEDNISLILIVHADNSVEAGDPVE, encoded by the coding sequence GTGGAAGGACATTTTCTAACGGATCGCGGTAAGGTACGAAATCATAATGAAGATGCTGGTGGATTATTTTACAATAAGAGTAACCAACTAATTGCAATTATTGCTGATGGTATGGGCGGTCACCAAGCAGGTGATGTAGCTAGTAAGTTAGCAACCGAAAGTATTAAACAAAAATGGTTAGATACCGACCGCTTGGAAGGACCAGAACAAGTGGAAGCTTGGTTAAAAGAAGCAGTTCAACAATCAAACCAACATATCTTTCAAAAGTCACAGGAAGATAAGCGTTGTGAAGGAATGGGGACGACAGTAGTCATTGCTGTTGCTTTAGAGGAATACGTAACAATTGCTCATGTTGGAGATAGTCGCTGTTATCTACTAAACGAAGATGGCTTCCAACAAGTAACTGAGGATCATTCTTTTGTAAATGAATTAGTTCGTATCGGACAAATATCTGAAGATGATGCTGAAATACACCCTCGTAAAAATGTGATTTTGCGTGCGTTAGGAACGGATAATCAGGTTAATGTAGATTTAAAAACGTTAACATGGCAAAAAAATGATCGATTATTATTATGCTCGGATGGGTTATCGGATAAGGTAACTGAACACGAACTTGCGGACTTTACAGATTCTACTAAGGATATTGAAGCAATTGGTAGTGAACTGATTCAGTTAGCAAATAATCGGGGAGGAGAAGATAATATTTCTCTGATATTAATTGTCCATGCTGATAATTCTGTGGAGGCAGGTGATCCTGTTGAATAA
- the pknB gene encoding Stk1 family PASTA domain-containing Ser/Thr kinase: protein MNKGELLNERYKIIKKIGGGGMANVYLARDTILERDVAVKALRMEYIHDQEFIARFDREAQSATSLSHPNIVNIFDVGEEDQLLYMVMEYVDGMTLKEYIHQHGPIDVPEALDIMKQLTSAIAHAHANEIVHRDIKPQNILINSIGQAKVTDFGIAMALSATALTQTNSILGSVHYLSPEQARGGMATKKSDIYSMGIVLYELLTGKLPFSGQSPVSIALKHLQNNTPSVKKANPSIPQSVENIVLQATAKDPFHRYNSIYELEEALETALDPSRLDEEPFTLPDEVGDETKAIPIITDQDSVVDNNEDTIIHSANQSTKNYPEETHSKDNKKKKKVKVKKEKAKSKNKKPKSKKKKVFWIVFSILLLALLITGITVFATQPKDIPMPDVIEMDSEEAKQILEENNLEVEEEEVFSDEIENGLVVRTDPNAGRTVKEGSSVTIFVSQGQERVEFEDYEGQDFEQVKELLEEEGFTDITSYEKTSDEPVGEIISQIQPEAGSEVVPGETKVIFEISSGPELVSLNNLTGMTKEEVQDYIDRNELTMNSHEEYSDNVDEGRVIRQDPPSGTDLEKGSSVDVYFSMGPEEIPPRSHTVSFTVNYEPQEDGGSENEEGNEGEPPVEQIVRVYIGDANNDISDVYEERSITEEEEFTFTLMVPPDSEAEYKVTRDDEVIRERSVSYEGEED, encoded by the coding sequence TTGAATAAAGGAGAACTGCTAAATGAACGGTATAAGATAATAAAGAAAATTGGCGGAGGCGGCATGGCTAATGTCTATCTTGCTAGAGATACGATTTTAGAACGCGATGTTGCTGTGAAAGCCCTTCGCATGGAATATATACATGATCAAGAGTTTATCGCTCGATTTGATCGTGAAGCGCAATCAGCAACGAGCTTATCTCATCCTAATATAGTAAATATATTTGATGTTGGCGAAGAAGATCAACTATTGTATATGGTGATGGAATATGTAGATGGAATGACGTTAAAAGAATACATACATCAACATGGGCCAATTGATGTGCCAGAGGCATTAGATATTATGAAGCAATTAACATCAGCAATAGCTCATGCACATGCAAATGAAATTGTTCATCGTGATATAAAACCACAAAATATCTTAATTAACAGTATTGGACAAGCCAAAGTTACCGATTTTGGCATTGCAATGGCGTTAAGTGCTACTGCTTTGACCCAAACTAATTCTATTTTAGGTTCTGTACATTACCTTTCTCCTGAACAAGCACGCGGGGGAATGGCAACGAAAAAATCTGATATTTATTCAATGGGGATTGTTTTATATGAATTATTAACGGGAAAGTTACCTTTTTCGGGACAATCACCTGTGTCTATCGCACTTAAACATTTGCAGAATAATACACCGTCTGTGAAAAAAGCGAATCCTTCTATCCCACAAAGTGTGGAAAATATTGTGCTACAGGCAACGGCAAAAGATCCATTTCATCGATATAATAGTATTTATGAATTAGAAGAAGCATTAGAAACTGCGTTGGATCCAAGTCGATTGGATGAGGAACCATTTACATTACCAGATGAAGTTGGTGATGAAACAAAAGCGATTCCAATCATTACTGATCAAGATAGTGTAGTCGATAATAATGAGGATACCATTATCCATTCGGCAAATCAGAGTACGAAAAATTATCCAGAAGAAACTCACTCTAAAGATAATAAAAAGAAGAAAAAAGTAAAAGTGAAAAAAGAAAAGGCGAAATCCAAGAATAAAAAACCAAAATCAAAAAAGAAAAAAGTATTTTGGATTGTATTTTCGATTCTACTTCTAGCACTATTGATAACTGGTATTACTGTATTTGCAACACAACCGAAGGATATTCCTATGCCGGACGTAATTGAGATGGATTCTGAAGAGGCAAAACAGATACTTGAAGAGAACAATTTAGAAGTAGAAGAAGAGGAAGTATTCTCAGATGAAATTGAAAATGGACTTGTTGTACGTACTGACCCGAATGCCGGAAGAACAGTCAAAGAAGGTTCATCCGTTACCATCTTTGTAAGTCAAGGGCAAGAAAGAGTGGAATTTGAAGATTATGAAGGGCAAGATTTTGAGCAAGTAAAAGAGCTACTAGAAGAAGAAGGATTTACCGATATTACCTCTTATGAAAAAACATCTGATGAGCCAGTAGGTGAAATTATTTCTCAAATACAACCAGAAGCGGGTAGTGAAGTAGTTCCTGGAGAAACAAAGGTAATTTTTGAGATTAGCTCTGGACCAGAACTGGTTAGTTTAAATAATTTAACTGGTATGACAAAAGAAGAAGTACAGGATTATATCGATCGCAATGAATTAACGATGAATTCTCATGAAGAATACTCTGACAACGTGGATGAAGGTAGAGTAATAAGGCAAGATCCACCTTCTGGAACGGATTTAGAGAAGGGCTCAAGCGTTGATGTATATTTTTCAATGGGTCCAGAAGAAATACCTCCTCGTTCGCATACGGTTTCTTTCACAGTAAATTATGAGCCTCAGGAAGATGGAGGTTCGGAGAATGAAGAAGGTAATGAGGGAGAGCCGCCAGTAGAACAAATAGTTCGAGTGTATATTGGGGATGCCAATAATGACATTTCGGATGTTTACGAAGAAAGATCGATTACAGAGGAGGAAGAATTCACCTTTACCTTAATGGTTCCGCCAGATTCAGAGGCAGAGTATAAAGTTACAAGGGATGACGAGGTAATAAGAGAAAGAAGTGTTTCTTATGAAGGAGAAGAAGATTAG